A region from the Coffea eugenioides isolate CCC68of chromosome 9, Ceug_1.0, whole genome shotgun sequence genome encodes:
- the LOC113783459 gene encoding sulfate transporter 4.1, chloroplastic-like, which produces MEINYASSSSQNLVLAAADCSPPPPSSSGSMATTRPVKIIPLQHPSDTASYSSSSSYMKQSAVNSVVEKWKTKVKRMTWTEWIETFLPCYRWIRTYKWREYLQIDLMAGLTVGIMLVPQSMSYAKLAGLQPIYGLYTGFVPIFVYAIFGSSRQLAIGPVALVSLLVSNVLGRIVDSSEELYTELAILLALMVGILECIMGLLRLGWLIRFISHSVISGFTTASAFVIALSQVKYFLGYDIERSSKIIPLVKSIIAGADKFLWPPFVMGSVMLAILLIMKAMGKRKHLRFLRAAGPLTAVVLGTTFVKIYHPSSISLVGDIPQGLPKFSIPKEFGHVTSLIPTAILITGVAILESVGIAKALAAKNGYELDSNQELFGLGVANIVGSFFSIYPTTGSFSRSAVNHESGAKTGLSGIVMGIIMGCALLFMTPLFEYIPQCVLAAIVISAVIGLVDYDEAVFLWHVDKKDFLLWMITCITTLFLGIEIGVLVGVGASLAFVIHESANPHVAVLGRLPGTTVYRNIEQYPEAYTYNGIVIVRVDSPIYFANISYIKDRLREYEYEIDVSTSRGPEVERIYFVIIEMAPVTYIDSSAVQALKDLYQEYKSRNIQVAISNPNRDVLLTLTRSGLVDLIGKEWYFVRVHDAVQVCLQHVQNLNGAHKKSSESLVDDRPSFLRRLMKQRAEEFSSTDLETGHKSTLGSKDSDSQLEPLLFRK; this is translated from the exons ATGGAGATAAATTACGCCTCCTCCAGCTCCCAAAACCTCGTTCTTGCTGCAGCGGACtgttctcctcctcctccttcttcttccGGCTCGATGGCCACGACTCGGCCTGTTAAGATTATTCCCTTGCAACATCCATCGGACACGGCGTCGTATTCCTCGTCTTCTTCTTATATGAAACAGTCTGCGGTCAACTCGGTCGTGGAGAAATGGAAGACGAAGGTGAAGCGGATGACGTGGACGGAGTGGATCGAGACGTTCCTTCCTTGTTACCGTTGGATTCGAACCTACAAATGGCGCGAATATCTGCAAATCGATCTCATGGCTGGCCTCACAGTCGGCATCATGCTCGTTCCTCAG TCAATGTCTTATGCAAAGCTTGCCGGGCTTCAGCCGATATATGGACTTT ACACTGGTTTCGTGCCTATATTTGTATATGCTATATTCGGATCGTCGCGCCAGCTTGCTATTGGCCCAGTTGCATTAGTTTCCCTTCTGGTTTCAAATGTCTTGGGTCGCATAGTGGACTCCTCAGAGGAGTTATACACAGAGCTTGCCATATTGCTGGCACTAATGGTTGGTATATTGGAATGCATAATGGGTCTCTTAAG ACTTGGATGGCTAATTCGTTTCATCAGTCACTCTGTGATTTCTGGTTTTACAACTGCTTCGGCCTTTGTTATTGCCCTGTCTCAAGTGAAATACTTTTTGGGATACGACATAGAACGTAGTAGCAAAATTATTCCGCTGGTTAAGAGTATAATTGCAGGAGCAGATAAG TTTTTGTGGCCACCATTTGTGATGGGCTCGGTCATGCTTGCAATTTTGCTGATCATGAAGGCAATG GGGAAAAGAAAGCACTTGAGATTTCTGCGAGCTGCTGGTCCTCTTACCGCTGTAGTTCTTGGTACAACCTTTGTGAAAATCTATCACCCATCTTCAATTTCATTG GTTGGTGACATACCTCAAGGGCTGCCAAAGTTCTCCATTCCCAAGGAATTTGGGCATGTTACATCACTAATTCCTACTGCCATTCTAATTACTGGTGTGGCTATTTTG GAATCTGTGGGGATAGCCAAAGCTCTGGCGGCGAAGAATGGATATGAATTAGATTCAAATCAAGAG TTGTTTGGACTCGGTGTGGCCAATATTGTTGGTTCATTCTTCTCTATATACCCAACAACAG GTTCATTTTCTAGATCTGCTGTAAATCATGAAAGTGGAGCAAAAACTGGCTTATCTGGCATAGTGATGGGTATAATAATGGGATGTGCTCTTCTATTCATGACTCCACTATTCGAATACATACCCCAG TGCGTGCTGGCTGCTATTGTCATTTCTGCTGTGATAGGGCTG GTGGATTATGACGAGGCTGTTTTCTTGTGGCATGTAGATAAGAAGGATTTTCTCCTCTGGATGATTACCTGCATAACTACCTTGTTCCTTGGCATTGAGATTGGTGTCCTTGTGGGT GTTGGTGCTTCACTGGCTTTTGTCATTCATGAATCAGCAAACCCACATGTTG CTGTTTTGGGTCGTCTTCCTGGAACCACCGTCTATAGAAACATTGAACAGTATCCAGAAGCATATACATACAATGGGATAGTCATTGTTCGTGTTGATTCTCCTATTTATTTTGCAAATATAAGTTACATAAAAGACAg GCTTCGTGAATATGAATATGAGATTGATGTTTCTACCAGCCGTGGACCTGAAGTTGAAAGAATTTATTTTGTGATCATTGAGATGGCAC CCGTCACGTATATAGACTCCAGTGCAGTCCAAGCTTTGAAAGACTTGTATCAAGAATACAAGTCGAGGAATATTCAG GTTGCCATCTCCAATCCAAACCGGGACGTTTTGCTGACTCTCACAAGATCTGGTCTTGTTGATCTGATTGGCAAAGAGTGGTATTTTGTTAGAGTCCATGATGCGGTTCAAGTTTGCCTTCAGCATGTGCAGAATCTGAATGGAGCTCATAAGAAATCATCAGAATCCTTGGTGGACGACAGACCAAGCTTTCTGAGAAGACTAATGAAACAGAGAGCAGAAGAGTTCTCTAGCACTGATCTGGAGACGGGTCATAAAAGTACACTTGGTTCCAAAGATTCAGACTCTCAACTGGAACCACTTTTATTCAGGAAGTGA